From the genome of Bremerella sp. JC817:
CGCTGCCCATTTCGACGAAACCAAAACCTTTGCTACGGCCGGTGTCGCGGTCGATAACGACCATCGCTTCTTGCACAGAACCGTAATTACCGAACATACGTTCGAGGTCCGAGCTGGTGGTTTCGTACGAAAGGTTACCGCAATAGAGTTTCTTACCCAACATTCATCTCCTGGGTTGAGGACATCAGGGACTGGCAATAGCCGCGCCCGAAAGAAAAAAGAAGGTAGTCGACATATCGACTTACCAGGTGGGACGGGCGAAAGAGCGTCGGGGACCAACCCTTAGAGAAGGGGTGAAAGCTTTTGTCACGATCGACTGACCAACCACCAGCAATCTACACCTTCCCCCGCAGACTAGATAGGGCAAATCGTGCATTTAATCGAGATAAGCACAAAGTAGTTCATGAAACGCCATTAGAATCAGCGTTAATTCGTGCTGCGTCTCCATGCTGCTTTTTTCCTTCGATCGATGCCTTGGCACTCTGGTCGAGTTGGTCCATCGCTTCCTGAATCTTGGCTACAAACGGCGTTAGCTCCGACTTCTTCAGGCCAGATGGCACAGCAATCGGCTCCCCTGCCATGATGACGATGCTCGAGAACGGCTTGGGGACCAACAGGGAAGACCAGGTTCCCTTCCAACGCCAGCAATTTGAACACGCGACGCCTGTGGGAACGATCTCGCGCCCAGTCCGAGATGCCAGGAACACGATACCTGAACTCATCGTTCGATTCGGTCCGCGTGGGCCATCCGGGGTAATCACCAGGTGACGGCCCGCCAGGGTTTCGACCAACTCGCGAATGGCAACCATGCTGATGCGTCGCGTCGACCCGCGCACGGTTCGGATCTGCCGGCTTCGCAGCACATTGGCTACGAACGAGCCATCGCGATGCAAGCTGGTCAGCGCGGTTGTAAAGCGATGGCGACCACCGAAGACCGGCAACACCATCGAGTCGTGCCAGACGGCGTACAAGAATCGGTCGGGGCAATCGAGTTGATAAGGACTGGTGCCTGGCGATTCCGTGAGGATGGTGATCTTCAGCGTCCGAAACAGCAACCAGAGCATCGCGGCAAAGAGATATGCCGCCACCAGATTCAAAAGGGCCAAGATGAACTTCAGAAGAATGCTCGCGATCGAAACAAGAGGCAGTGGTTACTGAGAAACACGTAGCTGAAACGGTACGTCTCTTAACACCAAGCCGCAAGGTTGGTTGCCACATTCCACGGAACAAGTCCGAAGAATTTACTCAGATGCCAGCAAGTCATCACGCTACGGAAAGGCTCCGCCCGCCTCTACCCATCGAAGCCAAGTGCCCCCGGGAGGAATCGAACCTCCGACCTGCGGTTTAGGAAATCTGCTCTCTAGTTCAGAAAGGCTTGTTTTTAAGGGGTTTTCGTGGCACAGTGGATGCACAAATAGCGTTTTGTATCCAGTTTTTGTGTATCGACGGGTGACTACATAAGGCATGGATAGAGCGCCCGTCTACAAGCCAAAGAAGATCAAAACACCAAAGCCTTGGTGGTCTTATCTGTACAACAAGCCTTGAAGAGCATCTGTCAACTCTTTCAGTGTTTGTGGGTCAATCTTCATGCCTGTATTTAGTTAAGGTATGACCCTTTTGGAAAGTTAAAGAAAGCACTAAGTGGTTGCTCCAGCCCCCCTGTTAACGCTAAAATCCGCCCTAAAAGGTCCACGTTCTCCATTTGCCCCTGTTCGCCAACTCTCAAGGGGTCTGATGAGTCCTACAAACAACAACACTAAGCAGCTAGAGCTATTCATGGGCAGCGATACCCCAAATGACGACGTGGTAGAAACTCAAGTTAACGCCCCTGAAAGTGCGCCTAAGAAAAAGGCAGCGACAGCCCCAAAAAAGAAGACGGTCAAAAAGGCTGCGACGAAGAAAGCCGCTAAGAAATCAGCGACGAAGAAAGCAGCTAAGAAGTCAGCGCCGAAGAAGGCCACTCGAAAAGATGACAAAGGAGAAGGAACGAAGAAACGAAAAGCACGGCTCTTCCCGGCAGTAGCGTTTGAGCAAGCCAAGAAGCTGGGGGAGGCTATCGTTAAATTTGCCCCCGGTGAAGTAAAAGTGCGGCGTTTAACAATCCTTGACAAACTTGACCTGACTGAAACATCAAAGCACGCTCAAAACCTAATTACGAACTCTGGTCAGTACGGTATCACAAGGGGCGGATATACCGCTGAATGGCTCAACTTGACCAATGAGGGACAGGCTGCATGTAGCCCAGACGAGCCAAAGAGTGAAAGAGTAAGGGCGGCATTCACATTGGCCATCGAGGGAATTGCTCCCTTTAAGACTCTCTATGATGAATATGCAGGAAAGAGGCTTCCTGCCCATGAATTCATATTTGACTTCTTAGACACATCTACAGACTTCGAGCTTGAAGAAGATAAGTCCGAGTGTGTTGACTTGTTTATCACTAATGTCAAAGACTTGGGATTGCTGCGCACAATTGGTGGTGCGGGAACGTTAATTACTTTAGACCACCTACTTGATGAATACGTTAAGGATGATGGTGGCGAAAGTCCTCTAATGCTAGACCCGTCAACTCCTCCGGCAAGATTGCCAGCGACCCCTAAGGGAAATGGGGCAGTTGATTGGGAAACAGCTTGTTTTTACGTCACCCCAATTGGCAAGCCCGGCTCGGTCGAACGAAAGCATAGCGATCTCTTCAAGACCTCAATCGTTGAGCCAGCAGTTAAGGAACTTGGTCTAAAAGTTTATCGAGCAGACGAAGTTGAAACCGCAGGGATGATTACATCAAGCATCATTGAATTCCTGCGACGGAGCAAGCTAGTGATTGCTGACCTCTCCATGCGTAACCCCAATGTCTACTATGAAATTGCATTGCGTCATGCCTGCCGACTCCCGATTGTTCAGATACGACGGGAAGGCGAAGAAATCCCGTTCGACATTAACCAACTCAATACAATCACGATTGATAACACAGACCTCTACACATTCGTTCCCCAGATTGAAACCTTTCAGTCACAGGTCACGACTCTTGCTAGAGCCGCTCTTCAAGACCCCAGTGGTGTGAGTAACCCAGTGACGACGTTCTACCCTCAATTTTTTGATTAGGGGAACAGGTGGAATAGTGGCTTCAGCCACTCAAGGTGGGCCATTAAGAAAGCCAAGGTGAATTCTCGCCTTGGCTTCTTGTCTAAGCAGAGTGGATAAAAATCTTTTGTGTATCCAATTGCGTATCCAAAAGTGCCTTATCGTAAGTTGTTTACATATAATGATTTAGAAGTGCCCCCGGGAGGAATCGAACCTCCGACCTGCGGTTTAGGAAACCGTCGCTCTATCCCCTGAGCTACGAGGGCAAATCGTTGAATGGTCTTGTTTTAGGTCATCTGTGGGGGCATTGGAAGGGGCGGAGTCGTTGTTTGTGGGGACGGGCTCTGATGTCGCCATGTTCGCGGCCGAAAAGTCGCTTTCATGAAAAAAGCCCCGGCGGGTTGGCCGGGGCTTAAGGGGGTTCTAAGTGCGGTGAACTTTACCGCTGCTTGGGGATCTCGATGTCGTGGGTGGCGTTCTGTTTGGGCAGATCGACCTCCAGTTCCATCGGGCTGAACAGTGGCTTGCCGAGCAGGTCCATGCCCCCTTCTCCGCTGGCGATCGGGACGCCATCGTAGGCCTGGACCAGCAGGACATAGGGACCGCCGGTGGTCCCTTTGCCGGCGAACGTTTCGTACTGGCCATCTTTAATTTCGGCCGTGACGCCTGGGCCTTGGTTCGACTTCTTCGAGTCAGGCGAAAACGTGATGCTGCCGCGAGGGATCGGCTTGCCATCGTAGGTGATCTTGCCGGAAACGGAATAGACTCCGGAAGAGGTGCTCTGTCCGCAGCCAATGGTCGCGCCTAGCAACAGGATCACGCCGATCGAAACAGTTTGAGAGGTGGAGCGAAACTTCATGGGGGCAACCTTTCAGCGAAAACCCGGTCGCCGCGCTCGACCGGGAAACAGGGAACGTGACTAGTTACTCAACGAAACCACGTTGCCGTCGTCGCGAATGGCCAGGTTCTGATAAATCGTCAGGTCCATCGTTTCGCTGAGGAAATGAACCGAGCCGTCCCCCAGCAGGAACAAGCATCCGCCTGGATGAAAGCTGCCGAACGTGCGCTGATGCAAACCTTGACCTAGCCCGCCAGGCACGCTGTAGGAACCGCCGGCGCTGTCGAAGGTTGTGTCGTAGCGATCGCCGTGGCAATCACCACCGCAGGCATTGATGGCCAACTGGGCTGCTGACAGTACCCCGGTGACCGAGGATCCACCACCGCGATTAGTCGAAGCCCAGCCGAGCCAATGCGTGTCGCTACGACCGCCATCAAGCAATTGGTAGCGTGTTTCCCCCACCAGGAACGTGTTGGACGAACCATCGGTGATGCTGGCGAAATTCGTTTTCGAGTTCTGGAACAAGATGCCGTTGATATAGAAGCGACGACCGACGTTGCTCGACTGGCAATTACCCAGGCCGCTGGCACCACCCCCCATCACGCCGTAATAGTTCGAGTGATTCTTGTCGACCGCACTGCCAGGGTAGGAAGGGCATTGAAATGCTTCGACGTTGGTCTTCCAGACGTCGCGGTTGTTGCCGCTGGTCGGGCCTTCTGCATTCGAGCAAACGAAGTCCGAGTTCAAATCGACGCGATCGTACAAATTGCCCAGTTCCAGGAATGGCAAAATCGAAACGGTCCAGGGACGACGCCGCGAGATGTTTGTGTTGCATGCGGTCGTTTCGCCGTCACCCATCAGGGCCCCTGCCGGGAACTGGCCGTAGGTGTCGTGGTGGTTATGAAGCGCCAGTCCGAGTTGCTTCAGCTTGTTGTTGCATTCGATACGCCGAGCCGCCTCGCGCGCTTGTTGCACGGCAGGCAATAACAACGCAATCAAGACGCCAATGATGGCGATGACCACCAGCAGTTCCAC
Proteins encoded in this window:
- a CDS encoding lysophospholipid acyltransferase family protein, which produces MALLNLVAAYLFAAMLWLLFRTLKITILTESPGTSPYQLDCPDRFLYAVWHDSMVLPVFGGRHRFTTALTSLHRDGSFVANVLRSRQIRTVRGSTRRISMVAIRELVETLAGRHLVITPDGPRGPNRTMSSGIVFLASRTGREIVPTGVACSNCWRWKGTWSSLLVPKPFSSIVIMAGEPIAVPSGLKKSELTPFVAKIQEAMDQLDQSAKASIEGKKQHGDAARINADSNGVS
- a CDS encoding DUF1559 domain-containing protein, with the translated sequence MSLPTFRRSGFTLVELLVVIAIIGVLIALLLPAVQQAREAARRIECNNKLKQLGLALHNHHDTYGQFPAGALMGDGETTACNTNISRRRPWTVSILPFLELGNLYDRVDLNSDFVCSNAEGPTSGNNRDVWKTNVEAFQCPSYPGSAVDKNHSNYYGVMGGGASGLGNCQSSNVGRRFYINGILFQNSKTNFASITDGSSNTFLVGETRYQLLDGGRSDTHWLGWASTNRGGGSSVTGVLSAAQLAINACGGDCHGDRYDTTFDSAGGSYSVPGGLGQGLHQRTFGSFHPGGCLFLLGDGSVHFLSETMDLTIYQNLAIRDDGNVVSLSN